The segment TTGAAGCTGCCATCCCCGCCGATGCAGACGGCGGCATCGATGCCCGCACGCCGCAGTTTTTGGTAAGCGTCGGCGCGCACTTCGGGGCGGTGGAACTCCAAGCAGCGACCGGTTTTCAGGATCGTACCGCCGCGCTGGATGATGTTGGCGAGGTCGCGTGATTTCAGGGCTTCAAACTGCTCACCGAGGATGCCGGCGTAACCGCCAATGATACCGACGACTTCGATCTCACGACTCAGAGCCATCCGGGCGGCCGCGCGGATCGCGGCGTTCATGCCGGGGGCATCGCCGCCGCTCGTGTAAATCGCAACTTTGTTCACGGGAGTCGTAAAGGTCAGCATGGCGAAACATTAACACTCGAAAAGGAGGAACGTCGACCGTGGAGCGAGGGCGTGCACATAGCGCATAAAAAAAGGGCCCCGTGGGGCCCTTGATGGAATCGATGCTTCCGAAGAAGCGTCAGATTACTTCACCATCATTTTGAATTCAGCACCGGGGCGGAACTTGGGTGCCCACGAAGCCGGGATCTTGATGGTTTTGCCAGTCTGGGGGTTACGGCCAGTGCGGGCTTTGCGCTTCGCTTTAGTGAAAGTACCGAAGCCGACGATTTTCACATCGTCACCTTTTTTAACGGTCTTTTTGATTGTTTCGAAGCATGTGTTCAGCAGGTTTTCGCACTGAGCTTTGGGCAGGTTTGCTTCAGCAGCGATTTTTTCGATCAGTTGTTGCTTGTTCATCTCTCGAACTCCTTGTTCGTTGTTGATTGTCCGATTCTTTGGACGTTACAGGACGATCAGAAGGTATTTTCCAAACATCGTCAAAAGTTTTTTCTTGGAAAATCCGCATCAGAAGGCGTTTTTGAGCATTGTGGACTGTTTTGATGGCGAGTTTCCTTTACTCAATCATCATACTGCTCATCGGCAGGGACGTTTTGTTTGTCGACATCGATCTTCTGAGTCTCGTCGGGAACTTTGTAGCTCTCGTCCGCCCACGCACCGAGATCGAGCAAACGGCATCGTTCACTGCAAAAGGGGCGGAATGGATTTTTGTCGGAGTAGACGGTTTGATTTCCGCAGTGCGGGCAGCGGACTTTGCGTTCCTTCATGAAGGGGAAGCTAACCGCGATGTCGAGTGGAAAACAAGACGGCGGGTGTTAACCCGCCGCGAGGATCAAAGGCCGCAGGTCGGAGTCTGACAGCGGACGAGCGTGCCGATCGCGATCTTGTCGCCGTTCCAGAAGAGCTCGTAGTTGAAGTTCTGGTCTTCGATTTTACCCACGGGAACTTGCAGTTGCAGGAGTTTGTTGTAACCCGCCGAAACCTGGGGTCCGTAGGTGCGGATCTCGAAGCCCTGACTGTTGTTCACCGGGTGAATGGTGGAGGTCAGGATCATCGGATTGAACGTCCCTTGCGGATTCATCGCGACCGGCCATCCCATCAGGCTCATGAAGAACTGATCCCAACGGGGGAGGTTGTACGTGTACGACTGCTGTTGCGGATAGGCGCGGAAGATCACCGTCACTTGGTTCGGATTTTGGGGATTCACCAAGAACACAAGGTCATAGATCCCGTTCACCCAGTTCTGGCAATCGGCGTAGCCGCCGTTGTAGTAGCCACGGTTACAGACGCCCATCGCATCTTGCAGAATATTGACGACCGCACCTTGGGGCTGCAGCACCGATCCGTTATTCATGAACAGACCCGACGGGAAGTTCGCGCTTTGCGAGTAGAATCCGATGACCGAGTTCGGAGTTTGATAGACGCAGTTGTTACCCAAACAAGGAGTCTGGGGGACGACCGTAATCGGGGGAGTCGCCGGACTACCGCCCGAGCTCGAGGATCCGCAGCCCGACAGAATCATCATTCCAGCGCCCATGACGGCCACGGCCATCAGCTTCAGGGGTTTCAGGTTGATGTATTTCATGACGCTTCTCCTTGGTGTCTCGTTTCGAGACAGATTGTCCACCGATCCGACACACAAGAGTTCATTTCACTAAGGGTGCCAGCGCACTCGACACTCTTCAGGTTATGGGTGCGAAAAGAAGGGCCTTTCAGGAGCTTTTCACACCCCGAAAGTGTCTACTTTCAGAACAGGGGCGCCCAATTGGGGCCCTGTTGGTGTTGCTACTTCTTTCGCGTGCGCAGGGTTTTCAGGCGGGGCGCCCAAAGGAAAAACAATCCGGCGAGGGCGCCGCTCAAGAGCACGAGCGAAAGCCAGGTCGAGATGCTCGTACCCGAGAGCATCGGGCCGCGGAAGTCTTCGCGGTAGTGCTCCATGACCAAGCGTCCGATCGCGTGCAACGCGAACCACGTCAGAGTGAGCGCGCCCACGGGCCAGCGTTTCTTCGCGTCCCTTTCGGAGTGGTTGCGAAGCGCCGTGCGCGCGAGGAAAAACGCGAAACCGACCTCCAGCAACAGGGCGTAGATCTGCGTCGGGTGACGACCGTTCACGGCCCACGGCAGATCGCAGAAGCCGCCGTAGCAGCAGCCCGCCAGGAAGCACGAGAAGCGGCCCAAGCCGTAGCCCAAGGCCAGGACGGGGGTCAGCAGATCGAACCAACTCCAGAACGGCTGGCCGATTTTCTTGAGGTAAAGAAATCCCGCCAAGGTCGCGAGCGCCATGCCGCCGAAAAAAACGTAGCCGCCCATCCAGAACATGAAGATGGCCTGCGGGAAGCGGCGATAGTAGTCCGGGGCCTCGTAGATCACGTGAAAGAGTCGACCGCCGACGAAGCCCGTGACGACGATGATCATCGCGAGATTCAGCGCGACGGTCGAGTTCTTGTCCATCATCGCGGCCCACTTCCAGATCAGGAAGAACAGCAACGAGACGAGCAGACTCAACGAAACGAAATAGGTCGGCAGCGTGACGAAGGATCCGAGCGAAAACTCAGGAAGCATGGGGCTTGGACCCCTCGGCCGCGTCCGCGCGTCGGCCTTCCAGGAACATAAGGACGAGCAGGAGCATGACCCCACCCACGATCGCCATATCCGCGATGTTGAAGGCGGGCCAAGTGTACTTTTCCTGCAAATGGAAATCGAGGAAGTCGATCACGTAGCGGAACTGCAAGCGGTCGATGTAGTTGCCGATCGCTCCGCCGAAAACGCTCGAGAGCGCGAAGATCTGCCAGTTGTCGTCGTCCGCCACGCCTTTCAGGATCAGCAAAATGATCACGAGCGCGATGGGTGGCATGATCAGGAAGAAGTTCTCGCGGAAGATCGCGGGCGCGCTCGCCAGGAAACCGAAAGCGGCGCCGGGGTTACGCACGTAGGTGATGTTAAAAAAGCCGGGGATCACGGGGATGGATTCGCCAAGTTGGAAGTGCAAGTGCACATACATCTTCACGAGTTGATCCATCGCGACCAGAAGTGCCGAAAACGAAACCAGGATGATGTACTTCTTTTGAATCTTCATGCAGTCCCGAGTCTGGCGGGACGGTCGCGAGATGTAAAGCCGCGACGGGGTGTGACTGCGTCAAATGAATCTAACGTTTGGGGAAAAGTTCGCTCAGCCGACCGTAGCCGACCGAAACGGCCAGGCGCAAGGCCTCGGCGGGGGATTCCAAGTTGAGCTCACGCTGGATCTCCTCGAGCCAAGCTTGGCTTTTCGGGTCCAGGACGAGGTTCACGTTCGGCGCCGCCGGACGGGTCGCCATATTGAGCGAGATCTGCCCTTGAGCGGGCGGAGCCGCCGTGGGGAGCGGTGTCGGCGCGGTCGCGACCGGGGCCGTGACGGGGGGCTTGGGTGTCGCCATCGGCGGTGCCGTCGCGGCGCCCGTCATCGTTGCGGCCGGTGAAGGCGTGGCGATCGGGGCCGCCGGAGCGGCCTCTTCCTCGAACTTGCCCATCTGTCCCGCGAGTGAACGCAGCTCGTTCTTAAAGCTCGCAAGTTGGGGCAGCTCCAACGCGTCTTTTCCCTGCATCTGAGATTTGGTGAACAAGCTGATCAAGAGATCGTTGGTCGTAGCGAGTTCGCGGACTTGCGGACTTTGAGTCTGCAGCCATTCGAACGCTTTGATCAACGTATCCCGCGTGTAAGCCTGCGGGGGAAAGGGATTGGTCGCCATTAGAGCCCGGAAAAGTAAATGTGTTGGGAACTCAGTTCAATCATTGTTTGCGAATTTCTTCGCCGATATTACGTCGCGAAATCTTTGGCGTTGATGCCGTATTTCTCGATCTTCCGCAGCAGCGTCTTTTTCGGAATATTCGCGTGCAGTGCGGTCTGATTGATGCGTCCCTTGAACGTTTTCAGGGCTTTGATGATGAATTCCTTCTCGAAGGCCTCTTTTTGGGCGTTGAAATCGAGCGCGCCACCAAGATCCGTTTTGACGCTCGAATCCAGGTTGACATCGCTGTCATCGTCTTCGTCCGCCGAAAGATCCATCAAGTCATCGTCTTCTTCGGCGCTCGTCGAGGGCGTCAGCGGCGGCTGCGCGCCCGTCAGGCCACGCAACGTGATCTCATGCATCGGCATTTCCGCGAGCACGGTTCCCGTTTTCGCGAGGACCGATTCCGGCAGCGCGCGCAAGGTCAGCACCGTCGAGTTTTCCATGATGAAGGAGTGCTCCACCACGTTTTCGAGCTCGCGGATATTTCCCGGCCAATCGTAACGCTTCAGGACCGCCATCGCGTCGGGCGCGATTCCGGTGATACGTTTGCCGTGCACCTGATTGAACTTCTTGATGAACATGTTCAGCAGGTTTTCGATGTCGTCTTTACGGTCGACGAGCGAGGGCAGATAGATCGGGATGACGTTCAGGCGATAGAAAAGATCCTCGCGGAACTGACCGGTCTTCATCATCTCTTCCAGCGGACGGTTGGTCGCGGCGACGATGCGGACGTTGGTTTCGATTTCGCGGTTCGCGCCCACGGGCACGAAGACCTTCTCTTGCAGGACGCGCAGGAGTTTCACCTGCATGAGCTGCGGCATATCGCCGACCTCATCGAGGAAGAGCGTTCCGCCCTCGGCGAATTGGAATTTTCCGATTTTACGTTGATCGGCGCCGGTGAACGAGCCCTTCTCGTGACCGAAAAGTTCGGACTCGAAAAGATTCTCGGGGATCGCCGAGCAGTTGATCGCGACGAACTTGCCGTCTTTGCGGGCCGAGTTGAAGTGGATCGCGCGGGCGACCAACTCTTTCCCGGTTCCCGAGGCGCCGCGGATCAAAACGGGCGTGTCGACTTTCGACAGACGCTGGATCACGCCGAAGACCTTTTGCATCTGCTGGTTCTGGCCGATGAATTTGCGGCCTTCCTCCATCAGGACGGGCGCCGAAGCGGCGACCGAGGACATGAGGTTCTGCGCTTGCAACGCACGCTCGACGACCTTCAAAAGGTCTTCGGACTGCACGGGCTTGGAAAGGTAATTGTAGGCGCCGTCCTTCACCGCTTGGATGGCGGTGTCGATCGAGGCGTAGGCGGTCAGCATGATGACCACGGTGCCGGGATTGTGTTCTTTGATGATCTTCAGGCACTCGAGGCCCGTCATCCGCGGCATATCGACGTCGAGGATCGCGACGTTGACCTCTTGGTCTTTGATTTTTTCGCAGGCATTCACGCCGTCAAAGGCCTCGATCACTTGGAAGCGACCTTGAGCGGACTCCAGCGCGGAACGAACCGCCAAGCGCAAACCTTGGTCGTCGTCGGCCACCAGAACTTTGATCGGATTTTGACTCATGCGAACCCCTCCGCGGGTCAAAGACGTCCCGGAACATACTCGACACCGGGAAGAAACGCCAAAGATTTACCGCGTTGCGGCAAAATTTGTCTTTTTGTCAAAAGGACGGACGGGGGTGGGCCGGAACCTGAGCCGTCCCGCGAGCTTAGGTGAGGGGTTGCGCCGCCCCGGTTCTAGGGTTGGAGGGGGAGTTCGACGGTGAAGGTGGAGCCTTGGCCGATCTGGGATTCGACGTGGATGCGCCCTTGATGGAGCTCCACGAAGTATTTCGCGAGGTAAAGACCCAGGCCCGAGCCTTTGATGGGCGAGGCCTTAGCGTTCCGGCTACGGAAGAACTTCATGAAGATGTTGGCGAGTTCGTCCTGGGGAATGCCGGGGCCCTGGTCGGCCACCTGGACGACGACGTGGCCATCGCGCTCTTCGGACGTGATCAGGATCTTCGACCCCTCGGGGCTGTACTTGATCGCGTTCTCGACCAGATTCGAGAACACCTGCTTCATGAGCTCGGGGTCGATGCGGATCGAAAAGAGCGGCTCGAGCTCCGGCAGCAGCTCGATGTTTTTCACTTTCGCGAGGAACTCGTTTTTACGGATGACCGAGGTCAGAAGCTCGTTCACGTCGCGGCTTTCGGTGTGCAGCTCGACGCCTTCGGATTCGATCTTCGCGTAGTTGAGGATCGCGTTGATGAAGCGAAGCAGATCGTCGCCGCTGTTCTTGATGTGGTCGATGGCTTCGCGCTGTCCGGTCGTCAGCGGCGTCGGCGAGTCCTTCAGGATGACGTCGGTCATCCCTTGAATACGCGCGATGGGCGTCTTCAGGTCGTGCGACATCATCGAGATGAAGTTGGTCTTCAGCACTTCCACCTGCTGGAGCAGTTGGTGCTTCTGGTAGTATTCCCAGCTGCGCCGGTTCTCGATGATCAGGCGGTAGGGGATGAAGAAGTAGTAGCAGATGAAAATCGCGAGCAGCGGGTGCGCGAGCGGGAGCCAAACTCCGAACGGCATGAAGAAGATCCCGCTCAGCGCGACGACGCCGCCGAGAGTGCCCAGCAGCACCAGGAGCCCTTTCGCGGGCCGCATGGTCAGGACCGCGACGATGGTGATCAGCGAGACGATCGAAGTGATCAGGAAATCGAACCAGCTGGGGGACTTGATGGGCGCCGAGTTGCGGATGAAGGTTTCGACCATGTTCGCGTGCATGTCGAGATAGGTCATCGCGACGGGCGAGCGGTTGAACGGCGTCCGGATCATGTTGGCGAGATTTTTCTGGAAGTCGTCGCCGATCATCACGAGTTTTCCCGTGAACGTCTCGGCCGGTACTTTGCCGTCGAGGATGTCTTCGAACTTCACCGTCTTGATGGAGCCCGGGCGACCGTAGTCGATATAGGCTTGGCGCGTTCCGAGAACGTCGAAGGTGTAGCGCAGCGGCTCTTCGCCATCGAGCTTGGGATTGAACATCTGCGCGAGCTTCACGTGCCCGAGAAGCTCGTTTTCGAAATCCACCGCGACCCGACGGGTGACCCGGTCTTTCGCGAACTGCTCATTGTCCGCGGTCTTGGGAGCCGACAGGACTTTGACGAACGAGAAGGGCGCGGGGAGCTGAGGTTTGGCTTCGTCCTTCGAGGCGACCGTATCGGTTAGCTGGTAGACCTCTTCGAATTTACGGAGTTCATCCGCGAAGGCGATCTTTTGATCGTCGTCTCCGGTCGGTGAGGCGGCCGCGCGATCTTCTTCGGAGCCTCCGAGGGCCACGGGCATGATGGGAGTGACGTAGGCGATGGCGCGCGGATTCGCGCGCATGATGTTTTTGAAAACTTCCGTATGCGGGACGAACTTTGGGACTTCGAGAAAGCGATCGAGCGTCTTTCCGTCCATGAGGACGAGCACGACGTTTCCACTCGGTGTGGGCGAAGGCCGTAAGCGATAGTGAAGATCGTAGAGGTAGTATTCGAAGAAGCTGAGATCGATGAGGCGGACGGCGAAGCTCAAGAAAAGAGCGGCCACAATGAGGAGCGTAGAACGGGTCACCTTATTCAGGCGAAACAAATGGGACGGCGGTCGGATTCTCGAGGGCTTTGAGCCCTTCGGCGTTCCCGCCGTCTTCTCGGACATAAATCAATGGGTCATGTAAACGGAGGCTTCGTGCCTCCACCGCCATTACCATTGGGATCCAGGTTGAATGGAGGTTTACCGTTTCCGTTCCAAGATTGCGCGAAACTAGGTGCCTGATTTTCTTGATTCATTTTTTTCATCCTAACTCCTCTATCTGCCTATGTTAAGCCCCATCAGGTTCGATCAAAAATGATCTAGGCATAAGCATATAGGTGCGGTCTGACACCGACACCTACGTCGATACATGGTAGTGCAATTGGTTGGCCAATTCTTGATGTGATTTCTTTGAAGGTAGTTTGAGCTCGATATTTGGCGAAATCGAGTGATTATAG is part of the Pseudobdellovibrionaceae bacterium genome and harbors:
- a CDS encoding CHASE2 domain-containing protein, encoding MVAALFLSFAVRLIDLSFFEYYLYDLHYRLRPSPTPSGNVVLVLMDGKTLDRFLEVPKFVPHTEVFKNIMRANPRAIAYVTPIMPVALGGSEEDRAAASPTGDDDQKIAFADELRKFEEVYQLTDTVASKDEAKPQLPAPFSFVKVLSAPKTADNEQFAKDRVTRRVAVDFENELLGHVKLAQMFNPKLDGEEPLRYTFDVLGTRQAYIDYGRPGSIKTVKFEDILDGKVPAETFTGKLVMIGDDFQKNLANMIRTPFNRSPVAMTYLDMHANMVETFIRNSAPIKSPSWFDFLITSIVSLITIVAVLTMRPAKGLLVLLGTLGGVVALSGIFFMPFGVWLPLAHPLLAIFICYYFFIPYRLIIENRRSWEYYQKHQLLQQVEVLKTNFISMMSHDLKTPIARIQGMTDVILKDSPTPLTTGQREAIDHIKNSGDDLLRFINAILNYAKIESEGVELHTESRDVNELLTSVIRKNEFLAKVKNIELLPELEPLFSIRIDPELMKQVFSNLVENAIKYSPEGSKILITSEERDGHVVVQVADQGPGIPQDELANIFMKFFRSRNAKASPIKGSGLGLYLAKYFVELHQGRIHVESQIGQGSTFTVELPLQP
- a CDS encoding HU family DNA-binding protein, translated to MNKQQLIEKIAAEANLPKAQCENLLNTCFETIKKTVKKGDDVKIVGFGTFTKAKRKARTGRNPQTGKTIKIPASWAPKFRPGAEFKMMVK
- a CDS encoding prolipoprotein diacylglyceryl transferase, which translates into the protein MLPEFSLGSFVTLPTYFVSLSLLVSLLFFLIWKWAAMMDKNSTVALNLAMIIVVTGFVGGRLFHVIYEAPDYYRRFPQAIFMFWMGGYVFFGGMALATLAGFLYLKKIGQPFWSWFDLLTPVLALGYGLGRFSCFLAGCCYGGFCDLPWAVNGRHPTQIYALLLEVGFAFFLARTALRNHSERDAKKRWPVGALTLTWFALHAIGRLVMEHYREDFRGPMLSGTSISTWLSLVLLSGALAGLFFLWAPRLKTLRTRKK
- a CDS encoding DNA gyrase inhibitor YacG produces the protein MKERKVRCPHCGNQTVYSDKNPFRPFCSERCRLLDLGAWADESYKVPDETQKIDVDKQNVPADEQYDD
- the lspA gene encoding signal peptidase II, which produces MQKKYIILVSFSALLVAMDQLVKMYVHLHFQLGESIPVIPGFFNITYVRNPGAAFGFLASAPAIFRENFFLIMPPIALVIILLILKGVADDDNWQIFALSSVFGGAIGNYIDRLQFRYVIDFLDFHLQEKYTWPAFNIADMAIVGGVMLLLVLMFLEGRRADAAEGSKPHAS
- a CDS encoding sigma-54-dependent Fis family transcriptional regulator, whose amino-acid sequence is MSQNPIKVLVADDDQGLRLAVRSALESAQGRFQVIEAFDGVNACEKIKDQEVNVAILDVDMPRMTGLECLKIIKEHNPGTVVIMLTAYASIDTAIQAVKDGAYNYLSKPVQSEDLLKVVERALQAQNLMSSVAASAPVLMEEGRKFIGQNQQMQKVFGVIQRLSKVDTPVLIRGASGTGKELVARAIHFNSARKDGKFVAINCSAIPENLFESELFGHEKGSFTGADQRKIGKFQFAEGGTLFLDEVGDMPQLMQVKLLRVLQEKVFVPVGANREIETNVRIVAATNRPLEEMMKTGQFREDLFYRLNVIPIYLPSLVDRKDDIENLLNMFIKKFNQVHGKRITGIAPDAMAVLKRYDWPGNIRELENVVEHSFIMENSTVLTLRALPESVLAKTGTVLAEMPMHEITLRGLTGAQPPLTPSTSAEEDDDLMDLSADEDDDSDVNLDSSVKTDLGGALDFNAQKEAFEKEFIIKALKTFKGRINQTALHANIPKKTLLRKIEKYGINAKDFAT